A genome region from Anopheles stephensi strain Indian chromosome 2, UCI_ANSTEP_V1.0, whole genome shotgun sequence includes the following:
- the LOC118503646 gene encoding uncharacterized protein LOC118503646, which produces MKFLGSAETSAVISLVLFGVLLSQLGPCSAFLTVQHVITERISNQTEFVSNVLSDELPLRIVELSQYVYDWDYDTLKVKGKWVLSSPHDDYLYHVEYAQKVDKRTGFKEVLSDLYSKKLITDIRRVERVKPQAYRFEKTIFFGKK; this is translated from the exons ATGAAGTTCCTCGGAAGCGCAGAAACCAGTGCGGTGATAAGTCTCGTGCTGTTTGGTGTTTTACTGTCACAGCTCGGACCGTGCAGTGCGTTCCTTACCGTGCAACACGTCATTACGGAGCGTATCTCCAACCAGACGGAATTCGTTAGCAACGTTCTAAGTGATGA ATTACCGCTAAGAATTGTGGAGCTTTCGCAGTACGTGTACGATTGGGATTACGATACGCTGAAAGTGAAAGGAAAGTGGGTTCTAAGTTCGCCCCACGACGATTACCTGTACCATGTGGAATATGCCCAAAAAGTCGACA AAAGAACAGGCTTCAAGGAAGTTCTGAGCGATCTCTACTCGAAGAAGCTCATCACCGATATCCGGCGAGTCGAGCGTGTGAAACCACAAGCGTACCGCTTTGAAAAGACGATCTTCTTCGGCAAGAAATAA
- the LOC118503647 gene encoding endocuticle structural glycoprotein SgAbd-5-like, with product MQLHLFAFVALATLVCLTRAAPLDSVATPYIVQYENNNAQNEGYSFEYELSDEQRRKEEGTLRYSKDEEGKDVQFVAVQGRYSYVGDDGRTYWVEYIADENGYRARMGTGDFDTDRKLDSASNDRKNRPFA from the exons ATGCAGCTGCatttgtttgcgtttgttgCACTAGCAACGCTAGTCTGCCTCACTCGGGCAGCTCCCCTGGACTCCGTAGCGACACCGTACATCGTGCAGTACGAGAACAATAACGCCCAGAACGAAGGATACAGCTTCGA GTACGAGCTGAGCGATGAGCAGCGTCGCAAGGAAGAAGGCACTCTCCGGTACAGCAAGGACGAGGAAGGTAAAGATGTACAGTTTGTTGCCGTTCAAGGACGCTACTCGTATGTCGGGGACGACGGTCGTACCTACTGGGTGGAGTACATCGCGGACGAGAACGGTTATCGCGCCCGGATGGGTACGGGCGACTTCGATACCGATCGTAAGCTAGACAGCGCAAGTAACGACCGCAAGAATCGCCCCTTCGCTTAG
- the LOC118503472 gene encoding endocuticle structural glycoprotein SgAbd-5-like: MKQFVVFASVCCVLLAGRVVLSAPAPQQGGGAGGASPNDVQTVRYYSENNGLDGYKFNYELSDGQIRSEVGTYRDVKDAEGKDVKALFVQGSYSFVGPDGQTYWVNYTADENGYHPKVGTGPTGGIQPGQEAPVTSA; encoded by the exons ATGAAACAGTTCGTTGTGTTCGCTAGTGTGTGCTGTGTCCTGCTGGCAGGACGTGTCGTGTTGTCTGCTCCGGCACCGCAGCAGGGCGGTGGTGCTGGCGGTGCCTCACCGAACGACGTCCAAACTGTGCGATATTACAGCGAAAACAATGGGCTAGATGGTTACAAGTTCAA TTACGAGCTGAGCGATGGACAGATCCGTTCGGAAGTCGGCACTTACCGGGACGTGAAGGATGCGGAAGGCAAGGACGTGAAGGCGCTGTTCGTGCAGGGCTCGTACTCGTTCGTTGGCCCCGATGGTCAGACGTACTGGGTGAACTACACCGCCGACGAGAACGGTTACCATCCGAAGGTTGGCACCGGACCAACGGGCGGCATTCAACCGGGCCAGGAGGCGCCAGTAACGAGCGCTTAA